The proteins below are encoded in one region of Hordeum vulgare subsp. vulgare chromosome 3H, MorexV3_pseudomolecules_assembly, whole genome shotgun sequence:
- the LOC123445073 gene encoding gibberellin 20 oxidase 3-like, producing the protein MASLVFDAAVLSRKEDIPPQFIWPADEAPSVDGVEEIVVPVVDLAGFLAGDDAGLNELVAACERHGFFQVVNHGVDPALLAKAYRCCDAFYALPLAEKQRAQRRLGENHGYAGSFVGRFGSKLPWKETMSFNCSAAPESARKVVDYFVGVLGEEYRHMGDVWQEYCNEMTRLALDVTEVLAACLGLDRGALRGFFAGDDSLMRLNHYPPCKKPHLTLGTGPHHDPTALTLLHQDDVGGLEVFTGGAWRAVRPRSDAFVVNIGDTFSALTNGRHVSCLHRAVVNGSLARRSLTFFLNPQLDRPVTPPAELLAIDGRPRVYPDFTWREFLEFTQKHYRSDSRTLDAFVAWINQGHTG; encoded by the exons ATGGCCAGCCTCGTGTTCGACGCGGCGGTGCTGAGCCGGAAGGAGGACATCCCGCCGCAGTTCATCTGGCCAGCCGACGAGGCCCCGTCCGTGGACGGCGTGGAGGAGATCGTCGTCCCGGTCGTCGACCTCGCCGGGTTCCTGGCCGGCGACGACGCTGGCCTCAATGAGCTCGTCGCGGCGTGCGAGAGGCACGGGTTCTTCCAGGTCGTGAACCACGGCGTGGACCCGGCGCTGCTCGCCAAGGCGTACCGGTGCTGCGACGCCTTCTACGCGCTGCCCCTCGCCGAGAAGCAGCGCGCGCAGCGGCGCCTCGGCGAGAACCACGGCTACGCCGGCagcttcgtggggcggttcggcaGCAAGCTCCCCTGGAAGGAGACCATGTCCTTCAACTGCTCCGCCGCGCCGGAGAGCGCCCGCAAGGTCGTCGACTACTTCGTCGGCGTCCTCGGCGAGGAGTACCGTCACATGGG GGATGTGTGGCAGGAATACTGCAACGAGATGACACGCCTGGCACTGGACGTCACGGAGGTCCTGGCGGCGTGCCTGGGCCTCGACCGCGGCGCGCTGCGCGGCTTCTTTGCCGGCGACGACTCCCTGATGCGGCTGAACCACTACCCGCCATGCAAGAAGCCTCACCTGACGCTGGGCACGGGCCCGCACCACGACCCGACGGCGCTGACGCTGCTCCACCAGGACGACGTCGGCGGGCTGGAGGTGTTCACCGGCGGCGCGTGGCGTGCCGTGCGGCCCCGGAGCGACGCCTTCGTCGTCAACATCGGCGACACCTTCTCCGCGCTCACCAACGGGCGCCACGTCAGCTGCCTCCACCGCGCCGTCGTCAACGGCAGCCTGGCCCGCAGGTCGCTCACCTTCTTCCTCAACCCGCAGCTGGACCGCCCCGTCACGCCGCCGGCCGAGCTGCTCGCCATTGATGGACGCCCGCGCGTGTACCCAGACTTCACTTGGCGTGAGTTCCTCGAGTTCACGCAGAAGCACTACCGCTCTGACTCGAGGACCCTGGATGCCTTCGTCGCTTGGATCAATCAGGGCCACACAGGCTAA
- the LOC123445072 gene encoding uncharacterized protein LOC123445072: MARVEKVAGGEGQVEVVVRVDVKGAIECRICQEEGDEAAMDSPCACTGTLKFAHRKCIQRWCDKKGNITCEICNQVYSPNYVLPPTKCCSDEMGMDLRPSWVGRIDPHDSHFLAIAIAEQQLLNAEFDDCMTSNSSGATCCRSIALILMVLLLIRHVIVIVRDVSMLQDATVLFSAILQFAGFFLPCYVIARSCYAFQHRRRRQV, from the exons aTGGCGCGCGTGGAGAAGGTCGCCGGCGGCGAAGGGCAGGTGGAGGTGGTGGTCCGGGTGGACGTCAAGGGGGCGATAGAGTGCCGGATATGCCAGGAGGAGGGGGACGAGGCCGCCATGGACTCCCCCTGCGCCTGCACTGGCACGCTCAag TTCGCGCACCGGAAGTGCATACAGAGGTGGTGCGACAAGAAGGGGAACATCACATGCGAAATCTGCAACCAG GTTTACTCTCCGAACTATGTTCTCCCTCCAACCAAGTGTTGTTCAGATGAAATGGGCATGGATCTTAG GCCAAGCTGGGTTGGACGAATTGATCCCCATGACTCCCATTTCCTGGCGATCGCCATCGCGGAGCAGCAGCTGCTGAACGCTGAATTTGATGACTGCATGACCTCAAATTCAAGTGGCGCCACATGCTGCCGGTCTATTGCTCTAATT CTGATGGTCCTTTTGCTCATCCGCCATGTAATCGTGATCGTGCGAGATGTTAGCATGCTACAAGATGCGACGGTGTTGTTCAGC GCGATTCTTCAGTTCGCGGGGTTCTTCCTTCCGTGTTACGTCATAGCGCGCTCCTGCTATGCTTTTCAACACCGGAGGCGAAGACAG GTTTAG